The following coding sequences are from one Bacteroidales bacterium window:
- a CDS encoding cytochrome d ubiquinol oxidase subunit II, with product MISQLALQQYWWIILSLLAGILVFLLFVQGGQTLIYTLGKTEKEHTLIINAIGRKWEFTFTVLVVFGAGFFASFPLFYSTSFGGAYWVWMAILLCFVLQAFAYESRNKAGNVYGPKTFETFLLINGIGATVLLGTAVATLFTGGNFIIRFDNIAADQNFTISRWTNAAHGLEAVLDLRNVALGLAVFFLARVLGVLYIANAVDNTEINSRIKKNLLVNAIPFVVFFLAFVISIMLSQGTAYDPQTKMAFIEKFKYFHNLIQMPLVAVLFVAGVLLVLGGIAVTLLKETDKGIWYAGTGTIVTVFAMFLLLGFNHTAIYPSLADLQSSITIENGSSSHYTLLTMSYVSLFVPVVIAYIFYTWRAINNNKMDSVEIESEHHVY from the coding sequence GGTGGATTATTTTATCACTGCTGGCTGGTATACTTGTTTTTCTCCTGTTTGTACAGGGAGGACAAACACTGATTTACACCCTCGGTAAAACAGAAAAGGAACACACTCTTATCATTAATGCAATCGGCAGAAAGTGGGAATTTACTTTCACTGTGCTTGTCGTATTCGGAGCTGGATTTTTTGCATCATTTCCTCTTTTTTATTCGACCAGTTTCGGAGGGGCCTACTGGGTTTGGATGGCCATTCTGTTATGCTTTGTACTTCAGGCTTTCGCTTATGAAAGCAGGAATAAGGCAGGCAATGTTTACGGGCCGAAAACATTTGAAACTTTTCTCCTTATCAATGGAATCGGGGCAACTGTTTTGCTGGGCACAGCAGTGGCAACGCTTTTTACCGGCGGGAACTTCATCATCCGGTTTGATAATATTGCAGCCGATCAGAATTTTACCATATCCAGGTGGACCAATGCCGCACACGGGCTTGAGGCTGTACTGGATCTGAGGAACGTAGCACTTGGCCTTGCCGTGTTTTTCCTTGCCAGGGTTCTGGGCGTTCTATACATTGCCAATGCCGTTGATAACACTGAGATCAACAGCAGGATTAAGAAAAACCTCCTGGTTAATGCCATTCCTTTTGTTGTCTTCTTTCTGGCCTTCGTGATCAGCATTATGCTTTCACAGGGAACCGCTTATGATCCTCAGACCAAAATGGCCTTTATTGAAAAATTTAAGTATTTCCACAATCTGATCCAGATGCCTCTTGTAGCTGTGCTTTTTGTAGCCGGGGTATTACTGGTGCTTGGCGGAATAGCTGTTACACTGCTGAAAGAAACCGATAAGGGCATATGGTATGCAGGCACCGGGACTATTGTAACTGTTTTTGCTATGTTCCTTCTGCTTGGCTTTAACCATACAGCCATATATCCCTCACTCGCTGATCTGCAAAGCAGCATAACCATCGAAAACGGTTCATCCAGCCATTACACACTTCTTACCATGAGCTATGTAAGTCTGTTTGTGCCGGTTGTCATTGCGTATATCTTTTATACCTGGAGGGCGATTAACAATAATAAGATGGATTCAGTCGAAATTGAATCCGAACATCATGTTTATTAA